TACTCTACACCAGGGAAGGAGTCGTAGCGTACTTTACCGCTCACCAGAAGGGAGCCGTCAGTCCCGATTATCGAGGAGAACGTTTGACCTGCACTGATGGCCTTGGCTCCGGAATCGAATATGACGGATAGTTCGGTCGAATTAGAACTCTCGGGCCCGCCACCGAGTTGGCCGTCGTAATTGGATCCAGCTCCCCAGACTTTTCCTTCGTCGTCGAGGAATAGCGAGTGAGAGGATCCGCTCGCGACCGAGACAATACCTCCGTCGAAGATTTTGGTAAAGCCATCCACTGTTTTATCGGGGAAGTTCTGATTCCAGTAGTAGCCAGTTCCATAGACGGACCCGTCTTTTAGAAGAAAGAGCGTTTGGCCTCCTTTGCCGCTGACTTGATGGAGGTTGTCGAACTTTATCCTCGTAAGGATCGTGATGGAGGACTGGTTCGTTTCTACTCCCATCAGCTTATCGCTATTGTATCCTGCCGCGGAGGTACGGCCGTCCGCCTTTTGCAGAAACAGTCCGTGTTGGGTTGTGAATATGTTTTCGATGGGCGAGAAGCCGTGCACGGTCACTTGGATGGACGCGCTGTCTTTGAGTCCGCCGACCCCTGTGACGTTGAGTGTCACGGTATTGGTGCCGAGTGGTAGCTTTGCCTCCACGGTCTCGCCGCTGGCGCTTCCGCCCGGCCACGACCACTGCCAAGCTTCTATGCCGGGCCAGCCGCGGCTTCCGCTTCCGTCGAGGGTGACCGTCTCGTATCCGTCATTGTCGGTGTCTTCAATCCATTCTGAGTCGTCGTAGTCTGCAACAGCTGTTGGTTTGCTAGGTTTGAAGCTGCGGTAGCCGGCGACGGTGGAAGCGGTTTGGCGAAGCGTGCGAGCGTTGTCGCGTTGGGCGGTACCGGTGGCGACGCCCTCGTATCGAACGTTGGGGCTGGAGAAGTAGTTGACTTCCCATCCCGGTGAATAGGCCATGACTGAGCGATAGGTACTTGAGAATACGGTGAAGCGATGCCCGTAAGAATAGGAATAGAGGCCGCCGTTTTTGGCATTGTCTGGATCGTGGGCGGCTCCGAGGTTGTGTCCTATCTCGTGTTGCAGCACGAGATCGCTGAGAGCGTACTGACCGCTGAGCACTCCGTAGGCGTAGCTTTCCTCTCCGTTTTCGTCGTCTAGCAGCCACGCTTTTCCGATGTGGTCGATGCCATAGGAATCGCTGCGAAACAGGTAGATAACGTCCGCTCCCACCTCGTTGCGCCAGGTACGCGTCTCGTCGATGACACCGTCTAGATTTCGCAGATGATCGAGGTCCACCCCCATGTCGTCTGGGTCCTCGGTATAATCGACCTTCCTCAATCCCACGAGGCGGAGCTCCAAGTCGATATTGCTGTTCTGGAAGCTCAAGTTCGAGCTCTCAACGCTGGCGCGAACCAAAGCTTCGACGCCGTCGTAGCCTCCATAGTCCTGTTCCAAGCTAGGGGTGTAAACCACGAGCAGGTCTATGGTGGCGGCGTAGGCTCGGGGGAGAAATCCGAGATTCAGCACGAGTAAGGCGGCGATGGTGCCGGCGTTTAGCCAACGGAAACTATTCATGGCGGCAGGCGGCGCACCCAGGGAGCTTGCTAAGGTCGACCTTTTCGAAGGCCTGAACGCCCGGGGCGCGATTGCGGATTTCCCAAGCGATCCCTTCGCTTGGAATTCTCAGAGTACCAACGACTGCCTCCCCAACGAAGCTAATCAAGGCGTCGGAAAAGGGCTGGTCCTTGAGAGAGCCGGAGTAGATGCCTTTGCTTTCGCCGAACTTGTTGTAGCGTTCGAATGTGATCTGGTGGCTGACCCCGTCCGGAGTGCTCAGCTTCAGTTTAACGGTAGGAGCTTCGGCAGATGCAAAGTTCTGCCAGCTGCGAGGATGCGGCTCGAAGGATCCGAGCCAGGTACCGAGATTGTGGTCGTGTTGATCGGGAGGGAGCTTCTCGAGGGCAAGAATCTCCAATGCCTCGAAGCCGCTTTCGGGTTCCTCGTTGTCGACTTCTAGGGACTCGCGGGAAAAGGCAGTTTGGTGCTCCACTTCCTGCGACGGTTCGGGACGCTCTTCCGCCCCGGTCGCAGCCGCGTGTTCGACGACTTTGTTCTCCCCGGTCTTGTTGTTGGGCGCATCAGAGTCAGCCTTTCGCCAGAAAACGAAGCTTACGAGGACCGCGAGGACGGGAATCAGTAACAGGAGCGTCTTCGGTTTTGGATTCAAGGAGGCCATCGTGGTAGATTTACTTAGCTAACGCAAGGCATTGCGGTCCCGCTGGAATCGCAGCGTGCGCATTCCCCGAGGTGGTGAAACGAGGTCGAAGATATTCGCTCACATCTGGGCACAAAAAGGCCTCTCCCTTTTTCGGGGAGAGGCCTAAGTGTTCAAACGTTTACGACGGGCTCGCTCAATGTGGGGATCGAGAGCTCTTCGATTCTCAACACATTCTTGGGCATGTCCGGAACGGATGGCTTGGGCACGACTTTCCAGAACTTGCTGGTGGTCTTTTGCCAATCGTCCAAGAGGGCTTTGGCGTGCGGGCTTTGCGTGTTCTCGAAGTGGGCTTTGACCACTTTCCTGAGGGCGTCGATCTCACCGTTGTCGCCAATGCGCTCGATGTCTACCATGGCGGGATTGTAGTAGTGCTCGAAAACGTTGTCGGCGTCGTAGACGAAGGCGAGTCCGCCGCTCATCCCTGCTCCGAAGTTTGTACCCGTTTTTCCAAGACAGACGACAAGGCCCCCAGTCATGTACTCGCAAGCGTGGTCCCCTACTCCCTCGACGACTGCTACCGCTCCGGAGTTTCTGACTCCGAAACGCTCGCCGGCGAGTCCTGCGGCGAAGAGGTTTCCGCCAGTGGCGCCGTAGAGACAAGTGTTCCCGAGCAGCGTGTTCTGGGTCCAGTCGTAGGTTTGCTCTTCACCCGGGCGGATGATGATTTCTCCGCCGCTCATGACTTTGCCGACGTAGTCGTTGGCTTCGCCGAGCAAGGTGACCTTGATGCCGTGGGTGAGCAAGGTGCAGAAGCTTTGCCCGGCGGTACCCTTGAAAACGAGGTCGATGGAGCCGGGAGGCAAGTGGTTGTTGCCGCGTACGTAGGCAACTTCGCCGGAGAGCTTGGTGCCGAGGCAACGGTCCGTATTTCCGACGCGGTACTTGCCGGAGAAGGAGGCGGCCCGTCCGACGACGACGTCGTGCGACTCTTGGATAATAGTATTGTCGAGGCTGCCGTCGAAGCCGAGACGCTCGTTGCGAGGCCGCGTATGGATACGAGGCGCTTCGCCGCTGGGGTCTGGATTATGCAGCAGACCGCTGAGGTTGACCGTGGCGGTTTTGGCGTTTTCCGGATCGTCGATTTGCTCCAGGAACTCGGTGCGACCCACAAGGTGATCGAGTTTGCGTACCCCTAGCTTGGCCAGGTAGTAGCGCACGTCCTCGGCGACCGCATTGAAGAAGTTGATAACGTTTTCGGCGGTGCCCTTGTACTTGGCCCGCAGGTCGTCGCGTTGCGTGGCGACACCCACTGGACATGTATTCAGATGACAAACACGGAACATAGCGCAGCTCGCAGCAATCATGGCGGAAGTTCCGAAGTTGAATTCCTCCGCTCCGAGAATCGCGGCGATGATGATGTCCCGACCTGTTTTCATGCCCCCGTCGGTACGGAGGGTGACACGATTGCGTAGGCCGTTCATCATTAGCACTTGATGCGTTTCGGCGATGCCGATTTCCCAGGATGAGCCGGCGTACTTGACGGAGGAAAGTGGCGAAGCGGCAGTACCGCCGTCGTGCCCTGACACTAGAATTACGTCGGCGTATGCTTTGGCGACGCCGGCGGCTACGGTGCCGACTCCGGAGCTGGAGACGAGCTTCACGCAAACCTTGGCTCGCGGGTTCACTTCCTTGAGGTCGAAGATGAGCTGGGCCAAGTCCTCGATAGAATAGATGTCGTGGTGAGGCGGCGGAGAGATGAGCGTAACGCCGGGCACGCTGAAGCGGAGCTTGGCGATGAGCGGCGAGACCTTGTGGCCCGGGAGCTGGCCGCCCTCCCCTGGCTTGGCCCCTTGGGCGATCTTGATTTCGATTTCCTTGGCGGAAGCCAAGTACTCCGCGGTGACGCCGAAGCGCCCGGAGGCGACTTGCTTGATGGCGGATGCGGCGTTGTCACCGTTTTCGAGCAGGGAGTAGCGACGCGGTTCCTCGCCGCCTTCCCCTGAATTCGACTTGCCGCCGATGCGGTTCATGGCGATGGCCAAGGTTTCGTGGCACTCGGGAGACAAGGCTCCGAGCGACATGCCAGCGGTACAGAAGCGACGACGAATGTCCTCGATCTCTTCCACTTGGCTGATGTCGACTCCAGAATCTGGATACTTGATCCGAAGGAGGTCCTTGATGGCGTAAGGCTGGTGCTCGTCGGATTGCTGGCGGTAGTTGTCGTAGTCTTCCTTCTTTCGCGTTTTGAGGAAGCGATGCATGCCGCCCACGACCTTGGGGTTCCAAGCGTGAAATTCCCCGCCTTTGCGAATGACCTTGTAGTACCCTTCGCTCTCCAGCTCCGCGGTGAGTTCCGGATCGTAGGCGCGTTTGTGGCGAGCCAAGGCTTCCTCGGCGATGAGTTCGTAGCCAATACCTCCGATGGGACTGGGGGTACCGGTGAAACATTCGTCAATGACGGTTTGCGAAATGCCGATGGCTTCGAACATTTGCGAGCGGCAGTAGGAGAAGAGCGTGCTGATCCCCATCTTGCCCATGATCTTGAGCAAGCCTTTGTCGATAGCGGTACGGTAGTTCTTGGCAGCGGTCGTGGCGTCGACGCCTTCTAGCTCTCCGCGATCGGCGAAGTTCGTCATGATGGCGAGGGCGATGTAAGGGTTGACCGCGTTCGCCCCGAAGCCGAGAAGACAGGCGATGTGGTGTACGTCGCGCGCTTCGCCGGACTCGGCAACGATGTCGCACTTCATCCGGTAGCCTGTTTTCACGAGGTGCTGGTGAACGGCCCCGACAGCGAGCAGCATAGGGATCGCAATCCGGTTTTTGGATACGTTGCGGTCGGAGAGTACGATAAGTTTTGCAGCTTTGCTCTCCACTGCATCTTGGGCTCGAGAAATGAGGTCCTTGATGGCGGCTTCCAATCCCGCGGCACCCGATGATACGTCGTAGGTCGCGTCCAAACGAATGACGCGGTCCTTGAGGAACTTGACGTCGAAAAGCGCGGATAGCTCGTTGTTGAACAAGACCGGACTGTTGGTCTTGATGAAGCCGGCGGATTGCGGGAGGTCCTCGAAGAGTCCGAGCCGTCCACCGAGGAACATGTTGAGCGACATCACGGAGCGCTCGCGAATGGAGTCGATGGGCGGATTGGTGACCTGGGCGAAGAGCTGGCGGAAGTAGGTGTAGAGCAAACGGGGCTTGCGGGAGAGGAATGCCAGCGGCGTGTCGTCGCCCATCGAACCGATGGCTTCCATGGCGGATTCAGCCATGGGCTTGAAGATGATGTCGTATTCATCTTTTTCATACCCGAAGGCGAGCTGACGGTGGATCTCTTCGTCGTCAGGGTTCGAGATGCTCGTTTTCGATTCAGCCGAGTAGCTTTGGATGTCGACCAGGTGTTCGTGGCACCAATTGTGGAATCGCTCGTCGCTGCCGATTTGGGCTTTGATTTCCGCGTCGTCGAGGAACTTGTGTTCCTGCATGTCGATGGCGAGCATCTTGCCTGGGCCGAGCCTGCCGGAACGCAGGGTCTTCATGTCGGTCTCGTCGATGAGGCCGAGTTCGGAGGCGAGCATGAAGGTGCCGTCCTCGTAGATTTTGTAACGGGCGGGACGCAAACCGTTGCGGTCGAGGGAGGCGGCCACGTAGCGTCCGTCGGTGAAGGCGATGGCGGCGGGGCCGTCCCAGGGCTCGAGCATGCAGGCGTGATACTCGTAGAAGCCGCGCATGGAATCGTCGAGCAGGCTGTTGTTTTCCCAAGCAGGGGGCATCATCATGGTGACGGCTTGCAAGGCGGACCGTCCACCGAGTGTGAGAAGCTCGAGGGTGTTGTCGAAGCTGGCGGAGTCGGACATGTCCGGCTGCAGCATGGGCCTGAGGTCGGCGAAGCGTTCTCCCCAGATGCCGTGCACGTTTGAGTTTTCGCGGGCTCGCATCAAGTTGCGGTTGCCGCGAATGGTATTGATTTCCCCGTTGTGGGCCATCATCCGGAACGGCTGGGCCAGGTGCCACTGCGGGAAGGTGTTGGTGGAGTAGCGCTGGTGGAAGATGACGAAGTTGGTGGTGTAGGAGGGATCGCGCAGGTCGGGGAAGTATTTCCGTACCTGAGGAGAATTGAGCATGCCCTTGTATATTATAGTGCGGCAGGAAAAGCTGCAGATGTAGAAATCTTGCAGCTCCGCCTTCTCGGCTTCCCGCTCCGCTGTCTTGCGGGCGAGGAAAAGTTTGCGCTCGTACTCTTCGGGGCTCAGCTCGCCAGTCTTGGCGATGAGGGCTTGCACCATGTGGGGCTGGGTGCGGTCGGCCTTGCGACCGAGGCAATTGGGGTCGACCGGGATGTAGCGCCAAGCCAGCAGGCTGAGGCCTTCGGCTTCGACCGCGTTTTCGATGATCTTGCGGCCGTGGGCTTGGGCGTAGTCGTCGTTGCGAGGGAGGAAGATGACGCCGACGCCGAGGTCGTCGTCGTTGAAGAGCTGCTTGCCTTGGTCTTCAAGGAATTCCCGGAAGAGCTGGTGTGGAATTTGCGTGAGGATGCCGGCTCCGTCTCCCGTGATAGCGTCGGCGTCGACGGCTCCGCGGTGAGCGAGGTTCTTGAGGGCTTGCAGCGATTTTTGCAGCAGGGCGTGGGAGCGTTCGCCGTTGATGTTGGCGAGCAGTCCGACGCCGCAAGCGTCATGCTCGAAGTCTTTTCTATAGAGAAGTGGAGAGGCTTGAATCTTGTCCATGGTTTGAGAGTGGTGGGAGCTCGAAATCTGAAAGCTGGAGGCAAAAAAAGGCCGGATGTTCTCTCCGGCCCTTGCTTTGTTGGTGTCGCAACGGATTGCGATCGCCCTTTAGAAGAATCGGATGGGCTTGGAAGCGGAGCGCATCTTTTCGTGCTCCTCGTCCGTGCAGCCTCGGTCCGTCGGAGCCGCGGCTTCCGCGTCGGTCGCTTTCACGAGATCGTTGGCGAGCATGTACTGCTCGACCTCTTCGCCGGAAACGTCGGCCAGCATGACGCCGTCGATTTCCACGCAGGGAGAAAGGGGTTGTCCGGACTTGGCCACCATTTCGGCGTAGTTGTCGGGATTGTTGATGATGTCGATGTCTTCGTACTCGAGCTGGTGCTTCTGCATGATGGCGCGCACGCCCATGCTCCAGCCGCAAGTAGGTTTCAGGTAAGCTTTGATCTTCATGACGTCAGTTAGGTGTAAGGTTGTTGTGCAATATTCGCGCCGTGCAGTGCGAATGTAGACGACGAAGCCGCACTTTCAAGCGGGCGCCCGTTTTTCTGCAAGAAGAATAAGGTTATCACAAGTGGAGCCCCACCTTGATTGCGGATTGTGAAAATTTTCGATCGCCCTTTTGGCATAGGACAGGATATGTCCGAGGCGGTCTGGTATATTTGGCGGAAGAACTGTACTTCGAATCTTGCCAGTGCAGATGGGCGAAAGCAGATTTGGCTCAAACACAACGTAAACCCTAATACTTTTGGAATTAACACATGGCTAAAGGCAAAACCAACCCCCTTCCCTCCTCTGACGATCGTCAGAAGAACGTCGAACTCGCGATTTCCGCGATTACCAAGCAGTTTGGCGAAGGGTCGATCATGCGTCTGGGCAGCGGCTCGAAGCTGGACGTGGACGTGATCTCTACCGGATCGATCTCCATCGACTTGGCTCTTGGAGTGGGCGGTTTGCCGCGCGGCCGTATCTGTGAAATCTACGGACCGGAATCCTCAGGTAAGACCACCATGTGTTTGAGCTTGATAGCGGAAGCTCAGCGCAAGGGCGGACTGGCTGCCTTCATCGACGTAGAGCACGCTCTGGATCCCAAGTACGCTCGCAAGTTGGGCGTCAACGTGGACGACTTGCTCGTTTCCCAGCCGGACTCCGGCGAAGATGCCCTCAATATCACCGAGACCCTCATCCGTTCCAACGCCATTGACGTGATCGTGATCGACTCTGTGGCAGCCCTTGTTTCCAAGAACGAACTCGACGGACAGATGGGTGACGCCACGGTGGGTTCGCAGGCTCGCTTGATGAGCCAGGCGATGCGTCGTCTCACCGGTATCGTGAGTAAGACAAAGTGTATTTGCCTGTTTACCAACCAGATACGCGAGAAGATCGGCGTTATGTTCGGCAGTCCGGAAACCACTCCCGGTGGTCGCGCCCTCAAGTTCTTCGCCTCGGTTCGCATGGACATCCGCCGTATCGGGCAAATCAAGGACAACTCTGGCGCCGTGATGGGCAACCGGACTCGTATCAAGTTCGTGAAGAACAAGGTGGCGCCTCCTTTCACGGAGGCCGAGTTCGACATCATGTACAACGAAGGCATCTCGCGCACTGGATCCATCGTGGACCTAGGGATCGAGCACAAGGTTTTGGACAAGAAGGGCGCGTGGATTTCTTACAACGGAGACCTGATCGGGCAAGGGCGGGAGGCTGCCAAGGCCTTCCTTGCGGAAAACAAGGAGGTGTTCGAGGAGATTTCCCAGAAGATCCTGGAAACTGTGAACCCTGATCTTCTCGAAAAGAAGCAAATCGAGGAGACCGCGTCCAAGTAGTCGCGGCAGACCCTTCTCTCTCCCAGTTTATCAAAGGCCGCTTGTCAAAGCGGCCTTTTTGTTGGATGGGTTAAAACCGACCGAGGGGAAGCGGGACATGGTCAAGACCCGTCCCGCAATTATTTTTGTGTATGGAAAATACAGATACGATAGCAGCATTGGCGACACCAAGCGGCGAGTCCGCGATTGCCTTGATCCGCGTAACGGGAGCTTTGTGCGAAAAAATCGCCATGGAAGCTTTCACCTTGGCGAAGTCCCCTGCCCCACGGCATGCGTCTTACGGAAGCTATCGCGATTTGTCGGGAGAAATTCTCGACGACGTGGTTTACATTCTGTTTCGCGGTCCCAAGTCCTACACCGGCGAGGATGTGCTAGAGGTCAGCTGCCATGGGAATCCTTTGATTGCGACGCGATTGCTGGAAGATTTATTGGCTCGCGGCTGTCGCCAATCCGATCCCGGAGAGTTCACGCGTCGAGCTTTTCTCAATGGCCGCATGGATCTCACTCAAGCGGAAGCGGTGATGGAGCTCATTCAAGCTCGCAGTGATCGGGCTATCCGCGTCGCCAACAAACAATTACGTGGAAACTTTGGTCGCCAGCTCGACGAATTGAAGATGCGTCTGCTCGCTACGGTGGCGACAATCGAAGCCTACATCGACTTTCCCGACGAAGACCTTCCTCCAGAACAAAAGAAAGCTGAAATCGAGGCCATCCGCTCGGTGCTCGCATTCTGCGGACGCATCATCGACAGCGGGAAGTACGCGGCCTTTTTGAGAGATGGCGTGAAGACTTTGATTCTTGGCGAGCCGAACGCAGGAAAAAGCTCTCTGCTGAATTGCTTGCTCGGTTTCGAGAGAGCCATTGTAAGCGACGAGCCCGGCACCACGAGGGACTTTATCAGGGAACGCATCATGTTGGATGGGTATTGTATCCAGGTAATGGATACGGCAGGGTTGCGAGAAGCTGCCAACGGTATCGAGCAGCAAGGCATTCGCAAGACGGTTGAATTGACGGAAGAAGCAGACCTTTTTCTTTTGGTGATAGACGGTACCCTCCCCGCCCCTACGCTTCCGGAGGAAGTATCGAGACAGATTACTGCCGATAACTGCATTTTGGTTCAGAACAAGGCGGATTTGGGCGCGTTGCAGCCCCTCCCCTCCCCGCTCGACGGATTGAGGCGAGTCACTATGTCTGCTCTTTCGGGAACTGGGCTTGAGTCGTTGAAGTCTGCCGCTGTCGAAATGATTGACGCTCACCTGGCTCAAGACCAGGACGACTTGATTTTGGTAAATGCGCGGCACAGTGCCGCTCTCAAGGAATTGTCGGAGTGCCTGGAGTCTGCTATTCGCAATTTCGAAGCGGGAGAACCCGCTGAGTTTGTGGCGAGCGAACTTAGGGGGGCCGTTGAGGCCATTGGACGGGTATTGGGCCGCATCGACAACGAGGACATGCTCGACGTGCTCTTTTCGAGCTTTTGCATCGGTAAATAGGCCTTTTCGAGGGGGCTACGAACCTGCTTGAGCTTGGAGCCCCCTCTCCTATCGTCCCCGTCCATGAGCGGAATGCTGGATGAGTACGATGTGATAGTTTGTGGTGCGGGACACGCTGGATGCGAGGCCGCTTTGGCTGCTGCCCGCATGGGGGCCAGGACGCTCGTGTTGAGCGGCAATATCGACACGATTGCGGCCATGAGTTGCAATCCGGCCATTGGTGGAGTTGCCAAAGGCCAGATTGTGAGAGAAATCGATGCCCTCGGCGGCGAAATGGCGGTCAATGCGGACGTCTCAGGCATTCAGTTCCGCTTGCTCAACGCTTCCAAGGGGCCCGCCGTGCAATCGCCGCGAGCCCAGTGCGACAAGAAAGTCTATGCCTTGCGAATGAAGCATGTCCTAGAATTGCAGGAAAACCTGTCCATCTTTCAAGCTACCGTGACGGGCCTCATTTTCAAGAACGGCAAGGTTGTCGGTTGTCGCACGAATCTTGACGTTGAGTTCTTCGGCAAAACATTGGTCGTGACCACGGGGACGTTTCTTCGCGGATTGATGCATGTGGGAAAAAACAAGACCGAAGGCGGTCGCATGGGCGATTATTCGGCAAAAACGCTTTCCGGAAGCTTTCTGGAGGCCGGAATCGAGCTCGAACGCCTGAAGACAGGAACGCCGCCGCGGCTTCTGGGGCGAACCATCGACTTTTCCGGGCTCGAGGAACAAAAGGGCGACGAAACGCCCGCCTTGTTTGGGTTCTACGATACGCGAGGCGAAAAGGACTTGTTCCACGTGGAACAACGCGGAGAACAGTTCGCGGGTTGGAAGCCAGGGACGGACCAGGTTTCGTGTTGGATCACTTACACTTCGCCGGAGACGCAAAAGATCGTGAACGATAACTTGCACCTGTCTGCCATGTACGGGGGCGAGATAGAAGGCACAGGGCCGCGTTATTGTCCGAGTATCGAAGACAAGTTCGTGCGTTTCGCCGACAAGACGCGTCACATGCTGTTCCTGGAGCCGGAGGGGCGAAATACGAACGAGTATTACGTGAACGGTCTCTCGACTAGCTTGCCGTTCGCGGCCCAGTTGGAGATGTTGCGATCGATCGATGGCTTGCAGGATGTGCATCTGTTGCGGCCGGCTTACGCGGTGGAATACGATTTCGCCCCGCCGACGCAACTTTTTGCCCACTTGGAGTCCAAGAAGGTGGAAAACCTTTTCTTTGCGGGGCAAATCAACGGAACCTCTGGGTACGAGGAGGCTGCCTGTCAGGGGTTGGTCGCGGGCGTCAACGCGGTGTTGAAGGCGAGGGGGGAGGAGCCGATGGTGCTGAAGCGGCACGATGGCTACATCGGGGTCTTGATCGACGATCTCGTGACCAAGGGCACTAAGGAGCCGTACCGCATGTTCACGAGTAGGGCGGAGTACCGGCTTTTGTT
This region of Pelagicoccus enzymogenes genomic DNA includes:
- the mnmG gene encoding tRNA uridine-5-carboxymethylaminomethyl(34) synthesis enzyme MnmG translates to MLDEYDVIVCGAGHAGCEAALAAARMGARTLVLSGNIDTIAAMSCNPAIGGVAKGQIVREIDALGGEMAVNADVSGIQFRLLNASKGPAVQSPRAQCDKKVYALRMKHVLELQENLSIFQATVTGLIFKNGKVVGCRTNLDVEFFGKTLVVTTGTFLRGLMHVGKNKTEGGRMGDYSAKTLSGSFLEAGIELERLKTGTPPRLLGRTIDFSGLEEQKGDETPALFGFYDTRGEKDLFHVEQRGEQFAGWKPGTDQVSCWITYTSPETQKIVNDNLHLSAMYGGEIEGTGPRYCPSIEDKFVRFADKTRHMLFLEPEGRNTNEYYVNGLSTSLPFAAQLEMLRSIDGLQDVHLLRPAYAVEYDFAPPTQLFAHLESKKVENLFFAGQINGTSGYEEAACQGLVAGVNAVLKARGEEPMVLKRHDGYIGVLIDDLVTKGTKEPYRMFTSRAEYRLLFNHGSAELRMLEHTSAHGLVSGERLRRMKEKKANVEKWVDWLEKNRRDTSTWATHIRRGLGKGELPPELDSLEEGTLEQVLYRTKYAGYLERETRQIAKLKDVEKIKIPADFDYSKLNGLRLESIAKLSETRPATLAQAGRISGVNPSDISILMIALKK
- the mnmE gene encoding tRNA uridine-5-carboxymethylaminomethyl(34) synthesis GTPase MnmE, which produces MENTDTIAALATPSGESAIALIRVTGALCEKIAMEAFTLAKSPAPRHASYGSYRDLSGEILDDVVYILFRGPKSYTGEDVLEVSCHGNPLIATRLLEDLLARGCRQSDPGEFTRRAFLNGRMDLTQAEAVMELIQARSDRAIRVANKQLRGNFGRQLDELKMRLLATVATIEAYIDFPDEDLPPEQKKAEIEAIRSVLAFCGRIIDSGKYAAFLRDGVKTLILGEPNAGKSSLLNCLLGFERAIVSDEPGTTRDFIRERIMLDGYCIQVMDTAGLREAANGIEQQGIRKTVELTEEADLFLLVIDGTLPAPTLPEEVSRQITADNCILVQNKADLGALQPLPSPLDGLRRVTMSALSGTGLESLKSAAVEMIDAHLAQDQDDLILVNARHSAALKELSECLESAIRNFEAGEPAEFVASELRGAVEAIGRVLGRIDNEDMLDVLFSSFCIGK
- the recA gene encoding recombinase RecA gives rise to the protein MAKGKTNPLPSSDDRQKNVELAISAITKQFGEGSIMRLGSGSKLDVDVISTGSISIDLALGVGGLPRGRICEIYGPESSGKTTMCLSLIAEAQRKGGLAAFIDVEHALDPKYARKLGVNVDDLLVSQPDSGEDALNITETLIRSNAIDVIVIDSVAALVSKNELDGQMGDATVGSQARLMSQAMRRLTGIVSKTKCICLFTNQIREKIGVMFGSPETTPGGRALKFFASVRMDIRRIGQIKDNSGAVMGNRTRIKFVKNKVAPPFTEAEFDIMYNEGISRTGSIVDLGIEHKVLDKKGAWISYNGDLIGQGREAAKAFLAENKEVFEEISQKILETVNPDLLEKKQIEETASK
- the gltB gene encoding glutamate synthase large subunit — protein: MDKIQASPLLYRKDFEHDACGVGLLANINGERSHALLQKSLQALKNLAHRGAVDADAITGDGAGILTQIPHQLFREFLEDQGKQLFNDDDLGVGVIFLPRNDDYAQAHGRKIIENAVEAEGLSLLAWRYIPVDPNCLGRKADRTQPHMVQALIAKTGELSPEEYERKLFLARKTAEREAEKAELQDFYICSFSCRTIIYKGMLNSPQVRKYFPDLRDPSYTTNFVIFHQRYSTNTFPQWHLAQPFRMMAHNGEINTIRGNRNLMRARENSNVHGIWGERFADLRPMLQPDMSDSASFDNTLELLTLGGRSALQAVTMMMPPAWENNSLLDDSMRGFYEYHACMLEPWDGPAAIAFTDGRYVAASLDRNGLRPARYKIYEDGTFMLASELGLIDETDMKTLRSGRLGPGKMLAIDMQEHKFLDDAEIKAQIGSDERFHNWCHEHLVDIQSYSAESKTSISNPDDEEIHRQLAFGYEKDEYDIIFKPMAESAMEAIGSMGDDTPLAFLSRKPRLLYTYFRQLFAQVTNPPIDSIRERSVMSLNMFLGGRLGLFEDLPQSAGFIKTNSPVLFNNELSALFDVKFLKDRVIRLDATYDVSSGAAGLEAAIKDLISRAQDAVESKAAKLIVLSDRNVSKNRIAIPMLLAVGAVHQHLVKTGYRMKCDIVAESGEARDVHHIACLLGFGANAVNPYIALAIMTNFADRGELEGVDATTAAKNYRTAIDKGLLKIMGKMGISTLFSYCRSQMFEAIGISQTVIDECFTGTPSPIGGIGYELIAEEALARHKRAYDPELTAELESEGYYKVIRKGGEFHAWNPKVVGGMHRFLKTRKKEDYDNYRQQSDEHQPYAIKDLLRIKYPDSGVDISQVEEIEDIRRRFCTAGMSLGALSPECHETLAIAMNRIGGKSNSGEGGEEPRRYSLLENGDNAASAIKQVASGRFGVTAEYLASAKEIEIKIAQGAKPGEGGQLPGHKVSPLIAKLRFSVPGVTLISPPPHHDIYSIEDLAQLIFDLKEVNPRAKVCVKLVSSSGVGTVAAGVAKAYADVILVSGHDGGTAASPLSSVKYAGSSWEIGIAETHQVLMMNGLRNRVTLRTDGGMKTGRDIIIAAILGAEEFNFGTSAMIAASCAMFRVCHLNTCPVGVATQRDDLRAKYKGTAENVINFFNAVAEDVRYYLAKLGVRKLDHLVGRTEFLEQIDDPENAKTATVNLSGLLHNPDPSGEAPRIHTRPRNERLGFDGSLDNTIIQESHDVVVGRAASFSGKYRVGNTDRCLGTKLSGEVAYVRGNNHLPPGSIDLVFKGTAGQSFCTLLTHGIKVTLLGEANDYVGKVMSGGEIIIRPGEEQTYDWTQNTLLGNTCLYGATGGNLFAAGLAGERFGVRNSGAVAVVEGVGDHACEYMTGGLVVCLGKTGTNFGAGMSGGLAFVYDADNVFEHYYNPAMVDIERIGDNGEIDALRKVVKAHFENTQSPHAKALLDDWQKTTSKFWKVVPKPSVPDMPKNVLRIEELSIPTLSEPVVNV
- a CDS encoding glutaredoxin family protein, with protein sequence MKIKAYLKPTCGWSMGVRAIMQKHQLEYEDIDIINNPDNYAEMVAKSGQPLSPCVEIDGVMLADVSGEEVEQYMLANDLVKATDAEAAAPTDRGCTDEEHEKMRSASKPIRFF